GCGCAGGCGGAGAGGCCAGCAACGTCCTCCTCGGCGACTTCCTGGCGCTGCTGGGCGGGGCGTCATGGGGCTTTACGACTGTGGTCATCCGCAATAGCCGCATCTCGGAGGCGCCTGCCGCCAAGACGCTGTTCTACCAGGTCGCCGTCGCGACCATTCTCATGCTGATCATCGCAGTGGTGACGGGCGCAACCCACGTCGAATTCACGCCGGTTGCCATCGCGAGCCTCGGCTTTCAGTCGGTGGTGGTGACGCTGCTGACGTTCCTCGTCTGGTTCTGGCTCCTCAAGCGCTACCTCGCCACACGCCTGGGCATCCTCTCTTTCATGACCCCGCTCTTCGGCGTGGCCAGCGCCGTGATCGTGCTGCACGATCCGATCGATCCCTCATTCGCCATCGGAGCTCTGCTGGTACTGGCGGGAATTGTGATCGTGAATGGGGGCGAACTGTTTTCGCGGAAGGCTGCAGCGTAAGGGGGCACGCTCCGGCTGCGGTACGCAGCGCGCGTTGCGCGCCGCCAGAGCTGTGTTGCTCAAATCTCTCCCGTCCGGCAAAGGCCTAGAAGATCGTGCAACATGCGCTGGGCCGTAGTCTGATCCCCGGGCCGTCGCCGGGGAACGTGTATCGAGTGCGGGCGGCGCCAGGTCCCGCCCGCTCCGCTTCTTACTCCGCCGGCTCGTTCTCTGCCGAGGAACTCCGCCCGAGGAACCCGTCCTTGTCGTCCTGCACCGCGCGCAGATGTTCCTCTGCTTCGGTCGCTTCGCGCTGGCGGTTCCACATCTGGGCGTAGAGGCCGTCACGCATCAGCAGGTCGGGATGGCGGCCGCGCTCGGCGATCTGGCCGTCGCGCAGCACGATGATCTCATCGGCATTGATGACGGTCGAGAGCCGGTGGGCGATGACCACTGTCGTGCGGTTCTTGGACACCGCATCGAGTGCGGACTGGATGTCGCGCTCGGTCTTGGTGTCCAGCGCAGAAGTCGCCTCATCCAGCACCAGGATCGGCGGCGCCTTGAGGATGGTACGGGCTATGGCCACGCGCTGCTTCTCGCCGCCTGAGAGCTTGAGGCCGCGTTCGCCGACGGGCGTGTCGTAGCCGCGAGGCAGCGACTCGATGAACTCGCCGATCTGGGCCATGCGCGCAGCCTCGTGCACCTCCTCATCGGTCGCGTCGGGGCGGCCGTAGCGGATGTTGTAGGCGATGGTGTCGTTGAAGAGCACCGTATCCTGCGGCACCATCCCGATGGCCGAACGAAGCGAGTTCTGCGTGATGTCGCGGACATCCTGCGCGTCGATGGTCACCGAGCCGCTGGAGACGTCGTAGAACCGATAGAGCAGTCGCGAAATCGTGGACTTGCCGGCACCCGATGGGCCCACCACCGCGATAGTCTTGCCGGCGGGCACCTCGAAGCTTACGCCCTTGAGGATCGGGCGGTCGGGATCATACTGGAAGTGGACATCGTCAAAGCGGATCACCGGACCCGTAATCTTGAGCGGGGTGGCGCCGGGCTTGTCGACGATCTCCGGATCCTGGTCGAGCAGCTTGAACATCTCCTCGATATCCGTCAGGCCCTGGCGGATTTCGCGGTAGACGAAGCCGATCATGTTGAGTGGCCGATAGATCTGCATCAGGAAGGTGTTGAGCAGGACGAAGTCGCCCAGCGTCAGGCGGCCGTTCAGCACACCCACGATCGACATGGCCGACATGATGGTGAGGCCGACGTAGAAGATGACCGCCTGGCCGAAATTGAGCACACCCAGCGAGTTCCAGATGCGGATGGCCGAGCGCTCATAGGTGGCCATCGAAGCGTCGAACCGGCGCGCCTCGAGGTCCTCGTTGTTGAAATACTTGACGGTCTCGAAGTTGAGCAGGCTATCGATCGCCTTCGAGTTGGCGTCGGTATCCGAGTTGTTCATGTCGCGGCGGATGGCGATACGCCAGTTGCTCGCCTTGATGGTGAACCAGAGGTAGAGCCAGATCGTGACGATCAGCACACCCAGATAGCTGATGCCGAAGATCGAGATGAAGACCACGCCGACGATCACGAACTCGACCAGGGTCGGCGCCGTGTTGAGCATGGTAAAGCGGACGATGGTTTCGATGCCCTTCGTGCCGCGCTCGATGACGCGCGAAAGCCCGCCGGTGCGCCGCTGCAGATGAAAGCGCAGCGAGAGGCGGTGGAGGTGATTGAAGGTCTGGAAGGCTAGCGTGCGGACGGCGTTTTGACCGACGCTGGCGAACAGCACGTCGCGCAATTGCTGGAAGCCGGCATCCACCACATTGGCAACGCCAAAGGCGACCACCAGCACGATGGGGACGGCGATGCCCATGATCAGCGCCTGGTTGCCGCCGGTCTGCCCCAGGGTATCGATGATGCCCTTGTAAGCGAAGGGCGCGAGCGTGGTGGCGACCTTCGATACCAGCAGCGCGGCGATGGCCAGCACCACCCGCATCTTCAGATCAGGGCGGCCTTCCGGCCACATATATCCCCACAGATTCCTGACCGTAGAGAGCAGCGAGCCCTCCTCGGCACTGACCCGGGGCTTCTTTTGCGACATTTCAGGAGAAGACATCAGACCGCTTCCGGCAACCGTTGCGGGGCCTGGCTGAGACCCGAGAACAGGCCTCCGCAGGCGGAGTTAAGAGCATCGAGCCGATCAGTGCGGAGCGAGTAGCAGTTACGCGTACCCTTGGCCTGGCGCTCGATCAGTCCGGCATCGAGCAGCACCTTGATGTGCTGGGATACGGTGGACTGGGCCAGCGGCAGGCACTGCGTGACATCCGTGCAGCAGCAATCGTTCTGCGCGCCGAGGATGCGCAAAATCGAAAGCCGCACCGGGTGTCCCAGCGCGCGAAGCATGGCGGCCAGATCGTCGTCCTGCATGATCGGATTTTTCATCGTTAAATTACGATAGAAGAAGGCACTCTCATCCGCAAGTTAGAACTATACCAAAGTGTGCGATTCCCCCAAATGAGGGCAGCATGAGGCTGGCGTCATGGATCTTCTTCCCCGACATGGGGCCGGGGAAGAGAAAGTGCCGGACGGACGCCGAGCACGTCCGCTATGCGTATCGCCTACTGCTTGTCTTCGGGCAGGGAGAAGACCTGGCCCGGATAGATCCAGTGCGGGTCACGGATCTGCGTGGTGTTGGCCTCGTAGATCGTCGTGTACTTGATGCCTTGGCCATAGACGCGGCGGGCGATCGTCCAGAGGTTGTCACCCGATCGAATGATGGCCTTTCCCGAGGCAAAGCGCTGGGCTTCAGGATCGTTGCCGACAGGTACAGCCACCATGGTCGGAACGTTCGACTGCGTGGGTGCGGCGGGCGCCTGCGGCTGGGCGGCAGCTTCGGTAGCTTGCGCGGGTGCCGGAGTCTCGGGCACTGAAGCCGGAGTGTTGGCAGATTGCTCGGTCGGCGCTGTAGCCGTCGCGGGTGCTTCGGTGGTCGACGGCGTCGCGGGTTCGGCGGCAGGAGGCGTGGCAGCCGGAGCTTCGGCCTGAGCAACGGCCACCGGAGCTTCCGCTCCTGGCAGCTGCACTTCGAAGTTCACTTCGGCACGCGCGGCCACTTCCGATGTGCCCGGACGCAGCAGGTCGACGCGGACCAGTTGAGCGGATTTGGTCAGAACATTCTGCGTTGTCTCGACCAGCCAGCGTCCGCCGCGCACGATGCTGTCGGCAACGAACTTGTCGTCCACATAAAGGCGGACGGTCGCCCCATCAGGGCCCGCCCCGGCGAAGAAGTTATGGGTGCCGTCGATCTCGATGGCGTCGATAGTCGGCGGCGCCAGGAGTTGCGCGGGCGCCTGCTCGGTCGGAGTCGCCGGAGTAGCGGCCGGCGCCTCTGCCGCGGCGACCTGCTGCTCGCCACCATTGGCCGTGGGCTGCGTTGCGGGCACCTGCGGTTGGGCAGGCTGCTCGGCGGTAGCGGTTTCCGTCGCGGCCGGAGTGGCGGGTTCAGCTGGCGTTGCGGCGGGAGCCGCAGCCGGAGCGTTCTGCGCTTCGGTGGCCGTGGTGGCCGCAGGATTGCTTTGAGCAGGAGCGGCAGTGTTGGTGGCGTTGTTCGCAGGCGCTTCAACCGTAGCAGCGGGCTGCTCTGCGGCGGGCGCAGCAGCGGGTGTTTCGGGAGCGGTGACGGGGGCGTTTGCGTCAGACGTTGGGGTTGCCGTCTTGGGCTCCTCGGCGGTCGCAACCTGCATCGGTTGCTCGGTGGAGGGCTTTGCCAGCCCCTGCAGCACTTCGCTGGCCTTGCCTGGCACGCTGGCCACGACCAGCGGTTCGTTCTTGTGGGATGGATCGATCACGACGACGAAGGATTGGCCGGAGCGCTCCTTCGAGCCGGCTTCGCCGACCGTCAGTTCCACGCCGCCGCCAGGCAACGGCTTTTCGGGGACGAGCACCCAGTCGCCGCTCGTTTCGACCTTGGTTTTGCCGATCGAAGCGTCGTTGGAGAAGACCTCGACCTCGGTGCCAGGCTTGCCGCTACCGGCGATAACCACGGAGCCATTCGGCTCGGCGCGCAGCAGGCCGAAAGTGGGGGTGATGATGTCGGGATAGGTGGCCGCCGGTTGCGTCGTTTCGGGCGTGGCGGTTTGAGCAGCGGGCTCGGGCGTCGTGGCGGGTGCGGTGGTTTCCGCAACGGCCACGGGAGCGGGCTTGGGCAGGATGCCGACATCGGAGAGCTTGCCGGAGACACAGGCGCCGAAACCTTCGGGGCTGCCGGAGCAGCTAAGGAGCGTGGGGCCTGTCAGAACCCCCGCAATAATGACCAACGTGGCGACTGCCGCACCGATGGTGACGGCAAGGGGACGTTTCGGGGTGGTCTCGGCCAGTTTAGCCTCCAAGAGGTTCGCAGGCGCAAATGCGCCTACAAACCGGGTTGTCGCGAAAGTCCGATTACGCCGGAAACTGGGCCGGCTCCTCGGTTTTCAACAGTTTATAGGTGATTGACTCATATAACGCCTCAAATGAGGCATCAATGATGTTGGGGGACACGCCGACGGTGTACCAGCGCTCCCCGCTACCATCCCTGCTTTCCACCAGTACACGGGTGACCGCGCCCGTGCCGCCGTCCAGGATACGCACCTTGAAATCGACGAGCTCGAGGTCGCCGATCTTGTCGGAATACTTGCCGAGGTCCTTGCGCAAGGCGAGGTCGAGCGCGTTGATCGGGCCATTACCTTCGGCCACCGACATGAGCAGGTCATCATCGACCCGGATCTTGACGATGGCTTCGGTCACCGCGATCTGCTCGCCGCGCGAATTGTGCCGGCGCTCGACGCTCGTGCGGTAGTTCTCGACATCGAAGAATTCTGGCAGCATTCCCAGCGTCTTGCGGGCCAGCAGCACGAAGGACGCATCGGCGCCGTCGTAGGAATAACCGCGAGCCTCGCGCTCCTTGACGTGG
The sequence above is a segment of the Paradevosia shaoguanensis genome. Coding sequences within it:
- a CDS encoding DMT family transporter, giving the protein MQIKAVRRPLDATAFGIMLVLCLCWGFQQVAIKLAAPDVTTVMQIAIRSGFTAVVLGIYLVAKDGLGQFRDGSLAPGIGIGVLFTLEFLFIAWALNYTYASHVSVFVYTSPIWAALGLHLRLPEERMSHIQWLGVLVAFIGVGIAFVGNGGAGGEASNVLLGDFLALLGGASWGFTTVVIRNSRISEAPAAKTLFYQVAVATILMLIIAVVTGATHVEFTPVAIASLGFQSVVVTLLTFLVWFWLLKRYLATRLGILSFMTPLFGVASAVIVLHDPIDPSFAIGALLVLAGIVIVNGGELFSRKAAA
- a CDS encoding LysM peptidoglycan-binding domain-containing protein, which encodes MEAKLAETTPKRPLAVTIGAAVATLVIIAGVLTGPTLLSCSGSPEGFGACVSGKLSDVGILPKPAPVAVAETTAPATTPEPAAQTATPETTQPAATYPDIITPTFGLLRAEPNGSVVIAGSGKPGTEVEVFSNDASIGKTKVETSGDWVLVPEKPLPGGGVELTVGEAGSKERSGQSFVVVIDPSHKNEPLVVASVPGKASEVLQGLAKPSTEQPMQVATAEEPKTATPTSDANAPVTAPETPAAAPAAEQPAATVEAPANNATNTAAPAQSNPAATTATEAQNAPAAAPAATPAEPATPAATETATAEQPAQPQVPATQPTANGGEQQVAAAEAPAATPATPTEQAPAQLLAPPTIDAIEIDGTHNFFAGAGPDGATVRLYVDDKFVADSIVRGGRWLVETTQNVLTKSAQLVRVDLLRPGTSEVAARAEVNFEVQLPGAEAPVAVAQAEAPAATPPAAEPATPSTTEAPATATAPTEQSANTPASVPETPAPAQATEAAAQPQAPAAPTQSNVPTMVAVPVGNDPEAQRFASGKAIIRSGDNLWTIARRVYGQGIKYTTIYEANTTQIRDPHWIYPGQVFSLPEDKQ
- a CDS encoding ArsR/SmtB family transcription factor codes for the protein MKNPIMQDDDLAAMLRALGHPVRLSILRILGAQNDCCCTDVTQCLPLAQSTVSQHIKVLLDAGLIERQAKGTRNCYSLRTDRLDALNSACGGLFSGLSQAPQRLPEAV
- a CDS encoding ABCB family ABC transporter ATP-binding protein/permease, which encodes MSSPEMSQKKPRVSAEEGSLLSTVRNLWGYMWPEGRPDLKMRVVLAIAALLVSKVATTLAPFAYKGIIDTLGQTGGNQALIMGIAVPIVLVVAFGVANVVDAGFQQLRDVLFASVGQNAVRTLAFQTFNHLHRLSLRFHLQRRTGGLSRVIERGTKGIETIVRFTMLNTAPTLVEFVIVGVVFISIFGISYLGVLIVTIWLYLWFTIKASNWRIAIRRDMNNSDTDANSKAIDSLLNFETVKYFNNEDLEARRFDASMATYERSAIRIWNSLGVLNFGQAVIFYVGLTIMSAMSIVGVLNGRLTLGDFVLLNTFLMQIYRPLNMIGFVYREIRQGLTDIEEMFKLLDQDPEIVDKPGATPLKITGPVIRFDDVHFQYDPDRPILKGVSFEVPAGKTIAVVGPSGAGKSTISRLLYRFYDVSSGSVTIDAQDVRDITQNSLRSAIGMVPQDTVLFNDTIAYNIRYGRPDATDEEVHEAARMAQIGEFIESLPRGYDTPVGERGLKLSGGEKQRVAIARTILKAPPILVLDEATSALDTKTERDIQSALDAVSKNRTTVVIAHRLSTVINADEIIVLRDGQIAERGRHPDLLMRDGLYAQMWNRQREATEAEEHLRAVQDDKDGFLGRSSSAENEPAE